CGAACGGGGCACACGAGGTGCTGACGGGCCGTCGGGCCCGGGCGACGACGGCGCCCGCCCGGGCAAGAGGGCTTGCGCACACCACCGTTCCCGCTCCGACTGTGACGGCCGCGCCCGTGACCCGGACGGTGGATGACCCGTTGTCCTGGAATGAGCCGGGACCCACCCGGCTGCCGCACGAACCGATTCCGAGGAGCCACCCGTGCCGCGCATGCTCGACCTCAGCGACGACGTCCGTGCCGAGATCGGTGACCAGGAAGCCGACCGGCTGCTCACCGGCGGGGACACCCCGGGGAGCTACGACTGCACGTCCTGCCGCACCCCCGGCGACTCGGCGCAAGAAGCCACCAGCACCGTCCTCTTCGTCGGCGACGAGACCGCCGTCCTCGCCTTCGCCCACTCCGCGTGCCTGCCCTCGCAGGTGGTCCGGGTCACGGAGGAGGAACTCCAGGGCGCCGTACGGTCCATCACCGAGAACCAGCCCGGCGCCGGGGCCGGTGCCGATTCCGCACCGCAGCCCGCCGTCCTCGGGGTGACCAGTGGACTCGTCCTGCTCGAGGACGAGTTGCACCCCGCCCTCGTCGTGGAGCCGACCGGCCCCGTCGCCCGGCCCGGCAGCACCGCGGGCGTCGACGAGTTCCTCCCGCTGGTGATCGACCACGGCTTCCGGCCGGTACCGGCGCTCACCTCGGTGCCGCCGGTACTGCACGGCTGGTCGGTACTGGTCGCCAACGGCCAGCTGCACTCGGTGCTCCAGCCGGGCACCGACGGCGGCGCCCCGGTCGCCTGGTGGCAGGCGCACCAGCCGCTCCAGGTCACCGACAGCTGGCGCACCGCGGCCGCCAAGCTCCAGCAGATCCTGGTGTTCACGGCGCCCGCCGGTTCCATCGGCCGCCAGCCGCGCGAGGACCTGATGCGCCAGGCGCTCGACCGGGCCGCCGCGAACGGGCTGCTCGCGGGCGCGGCGATGCCGCTCGCGGGTACCTGATGCGGAGCGGCCACCGGGCCCCGTTTCGGCGACGAAACCGGCGCGGTGGCCGCATCCGAAGGACTTGTGGGTCGTTTGCCCTTACGTGCACCCCTATGACCCAAGCCGCCGCCCGCTGCCGAGTTCCATCCCGTCCATGCGCCCCGCGCACGACATGACGGCAGCCGTCTCGCCCACGCCGATCTACGACGCGCTCTACGCGGAGTACCGAAGGGCGTTCAAGGCCCTTCCGGGTGACCGGAGTGGTGAGGAACACCTGAACTTCCGTGGTTTCTCCGCCGACTTGACGGATCTGTGGGCCGGACGCCACGACCCGGTGCCCGGCGTGACGCACCACTCGGGCACGTATCAGTGGCCGCAGCCCGCCCGCCGCAAGGGCCGCCACCGTACCGACCAGCCCGCCTGGCAGCCGGTCGGCCGCCTGCCGGGCGCCGGTGGGCGGGTGCCCGCGGCGCTGCCGCCCGCGCCGCGCCGCGAACACTGAACCGCCGTGCGCCGAGGCCTCGGCGCTCCAAACGCCCCCGCACACACGACGACGGCCGCCCCTGCTGAACGGGCGGCCGTCGTCGTACGGTGAGGCGCGGGCGCGGCCGGTCGGCGCGCGCCGGTGCGGTTACTTCTTGCGGCCGCGCTTCTCGCGTACCCGTACCGAGATGTGCAGGGGCGTGCCCTCGAAGCCGAACTCCTCGCGCAGCCTGCGCTCCACGAAGCGCCGGTAGCCGTGCTCGATGAAGCCCGAGGCGAACAGCACGAAGCGGGGCGGCTTGGTTCCGGCCTGGGTGCCGAAGAGGATGCGCGGCTGCTTGCCGCCGCGGACCGGGTGCGGGTGGGCGGCGACGAGTTCGCCGAGGAAGGCGTTGAGCCTGCCGGTGGGCACCCGGGTCTCCCAGCCCGCGAGGGCGGTCTCGATCGCCGGGACGAGCTTTTCCATGTGCCGCCCGGTGCGCGCCGAGACGTTCACCCGCGGCGCCCAGGCCACCTGGGCGAGCTCGGTCTCGATCTCGCGCTCCAGGTAGTAGCGCCGCTCCTCGTCGAGGGTGTCCCACTTGTTGTACGCGAGGACGAGCGCGCGTCCGGCCTCGACGGCCATGGTCACGATGCGCTGGTCCTGGATGCTGATCTGCTCCCCGGCGTCGATGAGGACGACGGCGACCTCGGCCTTCTCGACCGCGGCGGCGGTGCGCAGCGAGGCGTAGTAGTCGGCGCCCTGCTGGAGGTGGACCCGCTTGCGGATGCCCGCCGTGTCGACGAACTTCCAGGTGACACCGCCGAGTTCGATCAGTTCGTCAACCGGGTCGCGGGTGGTGCCGGCGAGCTCGTTGACGACGACGCGCTCCTCGTTGGCCACCTGGTTCAGGAGGGACGACTTGCCGACATTGGGGCGGCCGATCAGCGCGATACGGCGCGGGCCGCCGAGAGCCGCGCCGAAGCGCTGCGCGGGCGCCTCGGGCAGTGCTTCGAGGACGGCGTCGAGCATGTCGCCGGTGCCGCGGCCGTGCAGCGCGGAGACGGGGTGCGGTTCGCCGAGACCGAGGGACCACAGCGCGGTCGCGTCCGCCTCGCCGCTCGGTCCGTCGACCTTGTTGGCACACAGCACGACGGGCTTGCCCGCCTTGCGCAGCAGGCGCACCACGGCCTCGTCGGTGTCGGTGGCGCCGACCGTGGCGTCCACCACGAACACCACGGCGTCGGCGGCCTCGATGGCGTACTCGGCCTGGGCGGCCACCGAGGCGTCGATACCGAGGACGTCCTGCTCCCAGCCGCCGGTGTCGACCACCTTGAAGCGGCGTCCGGCCCACTCGGCCTCGTAGGTGACGCGGTCGCGGGTGACGCCGGGCTTGTCCTCGACGACCGCCTCGCGGCGGCCGATGAAGCGGTTCACCAGGGTCGACTTGCCGACGTTGGGGCGGCCGACGACGGCGAGGACCGGCAGCGGACCGTGGCCCGCCTCCTCGATGGCGCCCTCGACGTCCTCGAGGTCGAAGCCCTCCTCGGCGGCCAGTTCCATGAACGCCGTGTACTCGGCGTCGCCGAGTTCGCCGTGGTCGTGCTCCGTGCCCGCGAAGTCCGCCGCAGCGTTCTCGGCGGACTCGGGCTGGCTGGGGTCGTTCATGAAGTCCGTACCTCGTTCATCGTGGTGATCGTGGACCGCGGCGCGGGCGGCCCACTGCTCAAGTGTCGCTCAGCGCCGGGTGAGACGCCGCGCGTTTTCCAGATGGGCGGCGAGCCGCTTCTGGATCCGTACGGTCGCCTCGTCCATCGCCCTGCGGGTGCGCCGCCCGCTGTGGTCACCGGCCTCGAAGGGCTCCCCGAAGACCAGGTCGATCCGGGTCCGCAGCGGCGGAAGACCGGGGATCAGTCTGCTGCGGGCCCCCGCGCTGCCCAGTACCGCGACCGGTACGACCGGTGCGCCGCTGCGCACCGCGAAGTAGGCCAGTCCCGAGCGCAGGGACGCGAAGTCGCCCTCGCCGCGGGTGCCTTCGGGAAATATGCCGAGCACTCCGCCGCCGTCCAGGACCTTCAAGGCCCGGGTGACGGCCGCGCGGTCGGCCGACTCGCGGTCGATGGAGAGCTGTCCGAGACCGTTGAGGAAGGCTCCCATCGGGCCGCGGAACATCTCCTTCTTTATGAGGAAGTGCACCGGGCGCGGTGAGGAGCCCATCAGGAGCGGGCCGTCCGCGAAGTTCGAGTGGTTGACGGCGAAGATCAGCGGTCCGGTGGCCGGTACCTTCCAGGCCCCCAGGGTCCGGGGGCGGTAGAGGCCGTGCACCACCGGCACCCCGAGCCGTCTGCCGAACTCCGCCCCGCGCGCGGACGGCGCAGGGTCGGGAGTGCTCACTTCGCGGCCCGCTTCTCCTCGACGAGGGTCACGACACACTCGATGACCTGCTGGAGGGTGAGCTCCGTGGTGTCGACCTCGACGGCGTCGCCCGCCTTGGCGAGCGGCGAGGTCTTCCGGCTGGAGTCGGCGGTGTCCCGCTTGATCAGGGCCTCGCGGGTGGCCTGGACGTCGGCGCTCTTCATCTCGCTGCTGCGGCGCGCGGCGCGGGCCTCGGGCGAGGCGGTCAGGAAGATCTTCAGGTCGGCGTCGGGGAGCACGGTGGTGCCGATGTCGCGGCCCTCGACGACGATGCCGCCCGGCGCGGCCGCCGCGATGGCGCGCTGCAGCTCGGTGATCCGGGTGCGCACCTCGGGCACCGCGCTGACGGCGCTGACCTTGGAGGTGACCTCCGGGGTGCGGATGGGCTGGGCCACATCGGTGCCGTCCACCACGATCGTCGGCGCGGCCGGGTCGGTGCCGGAGACGATCTCCGGCTTGCCCGCGGCCGAGGCGATCGCGCTGGGGTCCTCGATGTCGATGCCGTTGTTCACCATCCACCAGGTGATCGCGCGGTACTGGGCGCCGGTGTCCAGGTAGCTGAGGCCGAGCTGGGCGGCGACGGCCTTGGAAGTGCTCGACTTGCCCGTGCCGGAGGGGCCGTCGATGGCGACGATGACGGCCTGGACGGCCTCAGTGGTCTCGGCGGCGGTTTCCACAGCGAAGGACACCTTCCTGGTACGGGGAGTGAGAGCGCGAACAGGGCGAGAGAGCCCCGCACAAGGTTACTGGCTCCGCGGGGCGCCTCTTTCACGGCAGGGTCCGCCCCGGGTCCCCCACCGTACTGCGGGCGCTCCCGGCGGGCGTTGTCGCTGGTCAGCCGAGGCCGGTGGCTGCCGGTGCCGCTGGGGTCGGGCCTTCGCCGTACTCGGCAGTGCCGCCGGGTGGGCCCGGCGGCGCCCGCTCCCGCCGCCCCGGTCAGCCCCGCAGCACCCAGCCCTGCTCGGTGAGTGCGCGGGTGAGCACCGGCACGGCCTTGGGTTCGACCAGGATCTGGACGAGTCCGGCCTGCTGTCCGGTGGCGTGCTCGATGCGGACGTCCTCGATGTTCACGCCCGCCCGTCCGGCGTCCGCGAAGATCCTGGCGAGCTGGCCCGGCTGGTCGTCGATGAACACGGCGACGCTCTCGTAGACGCGCGGCGCGGCGCCGTGCTTGCCGGGCACCCGCACCTGGCCCGCGTTCCCGCGGCGCAGCACGGCCTCGACGCCCGCGGCGCCGCCGGTGCGCTTGTCCTCGTCCGCGGACTGCAGGGAGCGCAGCGCGGCGACCGTCTCGCCGAGGTCCTCGGCGAGCTCGGCGAGCAGGTCGGCGACCGGTCCCGCGTTGGCGGAGAGGATGTCGATCCACATCCGCGGGTCCGAGGCCGCGATCCGGGTCACATCGCGGATGCCCTGGCCGCACAGCCGTACCGCCGTGTCCTCGGCGTGCTCCAGGCGCGCGGCGACCAGGCTCGACATCAGGTGCGGCATGTGCGAGACGAGGGCGACCGCGCGGTCGTGCGCCTCGGCGTCCATCACCACCGGCACGGCCCGGCACAGGGAGACCAGCTCCAGGGCCAGGTTGAGCACCTCGGTGTCGGTCTCCGGGGTCGGCGTCAGCACCCAGGGGCGGCCCTCGAAGAGTTCGGCGGTCGCGGCGAGCGGTCCTGACTTCTCGCGGCCGGACATGGGGTGGGTGCCGAGGTACCGGCTCAGGTCGGCGCTGCGTGCGCGCAGTTCCCCGAGCGGTCCGCCCTTGACGCTGGCGACGTCCAGGTAGCCGCGGCCGAGCCCCTTGTCCATGGCCTCGGCGAGGGTGTCGGCGACCCGGGCGGGCGGTACCGCCACGAGGACCAGGTCGACCGGTACCTCGGGGGCCCGGTCGGTCCCCGCGCCGAGCGAGGCGGCCGTGCCCGCCTGGGCCGGGTCGTGGTCGGCGAGGTGCACGGTCACGCCGCGCGAGGCGAGCGCGAGGGCGGCCGAGGTGCCGATGAGGCCGGTGCCGATGACGAGCGCGGTTCTCACTGGGCGATGTCCTTGCGGAGGGAGGCGGCGGCGCCGAGGTAGACGTGCACGAGATCGGCGCGGGGCCGGTCGGACTCGATGTGCGCGAGCAGCCGTACCACCCGCGGCATGGCGCCCTCGACGTCGATCTCCTGGGCGCAGATCAGCGGCACGTCCACGATGCCCAGCTTGCGGGCCGCGGCGGCCGGGAAGTCGCTGTGCAGGTCGGGGGTGGCCGTGAACCAGATACTGATCACGTCGTCCGTGCTGAGGTCGTTGCGGTCGAGCACCGCCGTCAACAGCTCGCGGACCTGCTCGCCCATGTGATCGGCCGCGTCCCGGTCCAGCTGGACAGCGCCTCGCACCGCTCGTACCGCCACGGTCTCGCTCCTCGACTGCGTCGTACGGTATTGCTGGTCAACGGCCGCCGCGGTCCCCTGTGGACTCGCGTGTCCGCCCTGCCAGGGTAGTCAGCGCGGCGCGTCCGTGTGACGCCGGTCCGGTCACTGGACGCTCCGCAGTCGCACCCGCCGCAGGAAGTCCTCGACCCGGCGTGCGTCGGGCCCGTCCGGCAGCGGGCTGCCCTCCAGCGCGCGGTCGGCCTCCTCGGCCAGGCGGCGCATCCGGGACTCGACCTCGGGCCAGGCCACCTCGCCGCGTTTGACGGCGAGCAACTCCTCGCGGCGGTCGCCGACGTCGATCACCAGACGCCCGGTGCGCAGCAGGTCACCGCAGGTGGTCAGGAGTCGCAGCAGGTGCATGGCGTGCTTCCAGCGCGGCGCCCCGTGCACCCGTACGTCCGCCTCCAGCTTCTTGTACTGGCCCCGCGCGTAGCGGACGAAGGTGTCGTGGGCCTGCCGGGAGAGGAAGGCGCCGCGCAGGTCGAGGAGTTCCTGTCCGGTCTCGTCGAGGTGCTCGACGAGGGGCGAGTGCAGGCACTCCAGGATGTTCGGGTTGGCGCGCAGGGCCAGCTCGCAGAACCGCTCGATCTCCCAGGAGAACTGCTCCTCGGCCGGGCCCTCGACGTGCGTCGGCGGCTTCTCGAACCGCCAGTACAGCGGGGTCGGGGCGACGAAGACTCCCCTGCGGTCGGTGTCGCTGCTCTCCGTCGCCAGGCCGAAGGCGCGCGAGCCCATCACGCAGGAGTAGACGGTGTGCTTGCCCACGAGGTCGGTGTCGTCGTGCTGCCGCGCGGGGCCGGTGTCGTCCGTGCCATGAGCGTCCTTCGCGGGTGCCGCCACGCGAACTCGCCGTCCGGCGCCGGGCGGGGCGGCGGGCGTGCGGACGCGGACCACGAGGTCGTGCAGGGCGTCGTGGCCGCCGGGGGTGTCCGGCAGGGACGAGCGTTCCTGCGCCGCGTCGAGCACCGCGTGCAGCCGTTCGACGTCCGCGCGGACGGTGTCCGGGTCGACCTCGGCCGGGCCGTGCTCGCGCTCGCTCTTGGCCGCGACGAGGTCGGGCACATAGGCGGGCGCCTCGGGGAGTTCGGCGGCGAGGGTCGGCAGATGCGCCTCGATTCCGCCGCCGCGCATCAGGTGGATGCCGGTGAGCAGGACCCGCAAGGTGTAGAGCAGCGGCTTGAGTTCACCGGTGCGTTCGAACAGGCGCCACTGGGTCCTGGCGAAGCCCCGGTAGTGGTGCGCGTGGTGGTGGGTGAGCACCTGCGGGGCCAGCGACACGAGTGCGGCGTGCGCCTCGGTGCTGTGCACGACCAGGGGCGAGAGCAGCTGTTCCAGGACGTAGCCGTTGCGGCGCAGCATCAGGCGGACGAACTTGCGCAGGTCGTGGGTGACGAGGTCCATCTCCACGCCGTCGCGCTCCCACATCCGCGAGCAGGTCTCCTCGGGTTCGCGCAGGCCGAGGAGTTGGGCCGCCGGGAGCAGGTGCACCCCGCGCATGTCGACGTCGGAGTCGCGGGAGGGGAATCCGTACAGATGGGCTCCCGAGGCGGTCGCGAACAGGACGGGGTGGGCCTGTTCGGCGACCACCGCGCCGAGGTCCGCCTCCGGCAGCCCGGCCTTGGTCAGTACGTCCGTGTCGTCGCGTCTCACCGCTCAAGCGTCCCAGAGCGCTCCCAGCGTCACCAACTGGCTTTCGTACTCGATGCGGTCGGCCCAGTCGTGCGGCCAGGCGTCCGGGCCGTGGTACGCACCGGCCAGGGCGCCGGTGAGCGCGGCGATCGAGTCCGAGTCGCCCGCGGTGCAGGCAGCCCTGCGCAGGGCCGTCACGGGTTCGTCGACGAACAGCAGGAAGCACAACAGCGCGGTGGCCAGGGCCTCTTCGGCGATCCAGCCCTCGCCGGTGGCCAGGCACGGGTCGGTCTCCGGGGAGACGGTGCGCAGCGCGTCCCGGACTCGTTCGAGCGCCGCCAGGCAGTCGTCCCAGCCGCGTGCGACGAAGGCGCCGGGCGAGGCGTCGTGGGAGCGCGTCCACAGGTCGCCGAGCCAGCGCCGGTGGTACGTGTCCCGGTTGTCGAGCGCGTACGAGCGCAGCCGTCCGACCAGACCGGCGGGGTCGGTGCCGGTGGCCAGCAGCCGTATCGCGTGGGCGGTGAGGTCGGAGGCGGCGAGCGCGGTGGGGTGGCCGTGGGTGAGCCCGGCCTGCAACTGGGCGGCGCCCGCGCGCTGTTCGTCGCTCAGGTGCGGCAGCAGGCCGAGCGGGGCGACGCGCATATTGGCCCCGCAGCCCTTGGAGCCGATCCTGCTGGCGTCCTGCCAGGGCAGGTCGGGGTCGGCGAGCAGTTCGCAGGCCCTCAGACAGGTGTGGCCGGGCGCCCGGTTGTTCTCGGGCGAGACGGACCAGGCGACGAAGGCCTCCCGCAGCGGCCGGTGCAGGTGCGCGGCGTCGAGCGGGCCGCGGTCGGTCACCTCGCGCAGGGCGTGTCCGAGGGCGAGGGTCATCTGGGTGTCGTCGGTGATGAGGGCGGGTTCGGGCAGCTCCATCTCGCGCCAGGGGCCGCACTTGGCGAGGATCGCGGGCACGTTGTCGAACTCGGTCGGACAGCCGAGAGCGTCACCGAGGGCGAGTCCGAGCAGGGAGCCGGTGGCGGCGCGTCCGGCGGTACGGGTGGGCAGGGTCATCAGGGTCGTCCTTCCGGTCGCAGAACCGGCGGGTGCAGGGCGGTGGCCGGGCCCGCGCGGTGCAGGGCGGCGGGTTTGCCGCGGCCGCCGGTGAGCCGGGCGGCGCCGGGGACCTGCTCCACGAAGCCCGGCGTGGCGAGCACCTTCCGGCGGAAGTTGGGCCGGTCCAGGGCGGTGCCCCACACCGTCTCGTAGACCTGCTGGAGCTCCCCGAGGGTGAACAGCGGCGGGCAGAAGGCGGTGGCCAGGCAGGTGTACTCCAGCTTGGCGCGGACGCGTTCGCGCGCGTCGGCGAGGATCGTGTCGTGGTCGAAGGCGAGCGGTCCCGCCTCCTCGCAGGGGACCCAGTCGGCCCGCGCCGCGTCGCCGCCACCCCGGGGCTCGGGCAGATCGGGCACGAGAGCGGTGTAGGCGACGGAGACCACCCGCATCCGCGGATCGCGGTCCGGCTCGCTGTAGGTACGCAGTTGTTCCAGGTGCAGGGAGCCGGTCAGCCGCTCGCCGAGCCCGGTCTCCTCGGCGAGTTCGCGGCGGGCCGCCGTCTCGGCCGACTCGGCGGGCAGCAAGAAGCCGCCGGGCAGGGCGCGTTGGCCCGCGTAGGGCTCTTGCCCGCGTTCCACCAGGAGGACCTGGAGCCGTCCCGACCGGACCGTGAACACCGCCAGATCCACGGTGACGGCGAAGGGTTCGAAGGCGTACTTGTCGTAGGCGGGTGGCATCTGCGGATGTGCGCTCATGGGCCCTCCCCCGTCCCAGAGGCTGCCGCCCCGGACGCTGTCGTCGTGGCGGCTGACGTCGTAGCTGCTGACGTCGTGACTGCCGACGTCGAGGCGACCGACGTCGTAACGGCCGCGGTCCCGGTCAGATCCGGCAGCGGGTCGGTGAAGTGCCAGCCCGCGGCGAGCAGTGCGTCCACGGCGGTCACCGCGGTGGCCAGGCGCTCCTCGTGACTGCCGCCGAGCATCACGAACGGTCTTGCGGTACGGGTGAGTTCGGCGTGGAAGCGCCCGGTCATCCAGGGGCGCAGTTCCTCGCCGTCGCGCAGTCCGTCGTCCTCGAAGGGCACGCCCTCGTGATCGGTGAGCAGCCACAGGTGGCGCTGCGTCCGCCCGGCGAGTTCGTCGACGCTGGGGTTGCGGCCCCCGACGTAGCGCTCGTGCCAGACGGTGGTCGCGAACGCGTCGGTGTCGCAGAACAGGACCGGACCGCCCTCGCCCGCCGCCCGCTCCTCCCGCTCGTTCTGCCGCTCGGCGATCAGCGGGAACTCCTCGCCTCCCAACTCCACGTCCTCCCAACGGGCTTCGGGCCACCGCTGACGCAACTCCCGAAGCCTGCGCTCGCTGTGCTCGCGCCCGTACTCGGGCACCCAGCGCGTCCCGGCGAACGCGCCCCCGCGTTCCCGGTAGTGCGCGGCCAGGGCGCGGGCCATCGTCGTCGTACCGCTGGACTCGGCGCCGAGCACCACCACCCGCCGGGCCAGGCCCGCCCGCACCGGGGGCGCGAGGTGGTGCCAGTGCGCCACCGGGTCGGCGCGTACCGCCGTACCGGAGACGGGAAAGGCGCGGCGCTCCGGGTCCACCGGGACGTGCGCGGCGCCGAACCGGCGGGCGAGTTCGGCCCCGTAGGACTCGGAGGTGAAGACGGCGTCCACCTCGCCCTCGACGCCCTGCCGGAAGATCCGCACATGGGCGTCCCAGATCTCCGGGTCGTCGAGGTCCATCGGGACGTCGTCGACAAGACCGACGATCCGGCAGTCCGGGTGGACCGCGCGCATCCACGCGACCCGCTCGGCCAGCGGCACCGACTCCACCGAAGCCGCACAGACCAGCACGGTCAGCTCCGCGCACCGCGCCCGCGCGGTACGCACCAGATGGTGGTGGCCCGCGTGCGGCGGATAGAACTTGCCGAGGACCAGGCCGTGGCGGTGACGCCTCATGCCATCGCCCCCGCCGTCCGCGCGCCGGGCACCAGGTCCCGCCGCCAGTCGCGCAGCCCCACGCAGCACAGGGCGAGGAAGCCCACGTAGAGCAGCGAGGTCAAGTACAGCTCCTTGTACGCGTACAGCGGTACGTAGACCACGTCGGCGGCGATCCACAGCCACCAGGACTCCAGGCGTTTACGGCACTGGCCGTAGGTCGCCATCAGCGAGAGCCCCGTGGTCAGCGCGTCCCAGAACGGCACGGTGGAGTCGGTCTGCCGGTCGAGCAGCACGGTCAGGGCGAGGGTGCCCACCACCCCCGCCGCGCACAGCCACAGCCATTCGGTACGGCTCGTACGGCCGACCTCCTGTCCTGGGGAGCCCGGGCCACCCCCGTGGGTCCAGGTCCACCAGCCGTACGCGGCAAGGGAGATGAAGACGATCTGGAGACCGGCGTCGGCGTACAGGCCGGAGTCGGTGAACAGCAGGACGAACAGCAGGTTGTTGGCGATACCGATCGGCCAGTTCGCCGTCCGCTGCCGCGCCACGAGCCAGACGCACAGCGCCCCGCTCCCGAAGCCGAGCACCTCGGTCCAGCTGACCGGGGTGTCGAGCAGGGTGAAGAGCGGCTGCCGCAAGGGATCGAGAACGCCCGAGAGACTCGCGAGACTCACGCCCGCCTCCTTAATAGTCACTCAGACCATAAAGGGGCGTGGTGTTCTCACGCAAGCCTCTTTCGGGGGTGGTGGGCGGGGCGGCGGTTCGGTGAAGTGCCTTGGCTGGGTGAGGGGTTGGCGGGTTGGAGGTTGGCGGGTTGGAGGTTGGCGGGTTGGCGGGTTGGCGGGTTGGCGGGTTGGCGGGTTGGCGGGTTGGCGGGTTGGCGGGTTGGCGGGGTAACAGCGGCGCGGTACGAGTGGTGGCGGTACGGGCGGCGGGTACGCGAGAACGGCGGCGGCCGGTGCCGGGAGAGTTCCCGTGCACCGGCCGCCGCCGTTGTGCGGCCGCGGAGGGCCGCCGTAGTCCTGGGAGGGGCGCGCCGCCGAGGCCGCGCCGCCCGCTACCCGTCGCGCCCTACAGCTCGACCTCGCGCATCAGCATGCCGACCTCGGTGTTGGACATCCTGCGCAGCCAGCCGGACTTCTGGTCGCCGAGAGTGATGGGTCCGAAGGCGGTACGGACCAGCTTCTCGACCGGGAAGCCCGCCTCGGCGAGCATGCGGCGCACGATGTGCTTACGGCCCTCGTGCAGGGACACCTCGACGAGGTAGTTCCGGCCGGTCTGCTCGATCACCCGGAAGTGGTCGGCGCGGGCGTAGCCGTCCTCGAGCTGGATGCCGTCCTTGAGCTGCTTGCCCAGGTCGCGCGGGATCGGGCCGTAGATCGCCGCGACATAGGTCTTGCGCACGCCGTACTTGGGGTGGGTCAGGCGGTGTGCGAGCTCACCGTGGTTGGTGAGCAGGATGATGCCCTCGGTCTCGGTGTCGAGACGCCCGACGTGGAACAGACGCGTCTCGCGGTTGGTGACGTAGTCGCCGAGGCACTGGCGCCCCTCCGGGTCCTCCATCGTGGAGACCACGCCCGCGGGCTTGTTCAGCGCGAAGAACTGGTACGACTGCGTGGCGACGGTCAGGCCGTCCACCTTGATCTCGTCGTTCTCCGGGTCGACCCGCAGGCCCTGCTCCACCACGATGGCGCCGTTGACCTCGACCCGAGCCTGCTCGATCAGCTCCTCACAGGCGCGCCGCGAACCGTATCCGGCCCGGGCCAGCACCTTCTGGAGCCGCTCGCCCTCCTGCTCGGCACCCGGGAACGTCTTGGGCAGCTTGATGTCCTTCTTGCCCGCGTACCGCTCGCGGTTGCGCTCCTCGGCCCGCGTCTCGTACTCCCGCGAGCGGGCCGGGGCGCTGCGCTGGTCGCGCTGCTGCGGCTGCTTCGGGCCGCCCTTGGCACCGCCGCGCGCGGTGGTGCCCCGGCCCTTGCGCCCGCCCTCGCCGGACTGACCGCCCGAGCCGCCGGAGCCGCCCACGTCGTAGCGGCGCTCCTCGGGGCGCGGGCGACCGGCACGCTTCTGCTTGTCGTCGCGTGATCCTCCCGTCTTCGACCGGGAGGTGCCGCCACCTGCCCCTCGGTTGTCGCGGCCGCTGTCGCCGGCCCTGCTGTTCTTGCCGCTGCTTCGCATCAGTGATCCGTCTTGTCGTATGCGTCCTCGGAATCCGGTGCGTCCGGATCGAACGACGGCACGCCCTCCTGCGTCTCGGCCTCGATCGCCTCCGCCTCCGGGAGGAAGGGCGCGAGCTCCGGCAATTCGTCCAGGCCGCGCAGGCCCATCCGCTCCAGGAAGTAGTTCGTCGTCGTGTACAGGATCGCACCTGTTTCGGGTTCCGTGCCCGCCTCCTGGATCAGCCCGCGCTGCAACAGGGTCCGCATCACGCCGTCACAGTTGACCCCGCGGACCGCCGAGACCCGCGATCGGCTCACCGGCTGGCGGTACGCGACCACCGCCAGCGTCTCCAGTGCCGCCTGGGTGAGCCGCGCCTGCTGACCGTCCAGGGCGAAGCCCTCCACGGCCGCCGCGTACTCGGGCCGGGTGTAGAACCGCCACCCCCCGGCCACCAGCCGGAGCTCGAATCCGCGCCCCTGCACCGTGTACTCGTCGGCCAGCTCACGCAGCGCGTCCGCGACCTTGCGGCGCGGCCGCTGGAGCAGTTTGGCCAGATGCTCCTCGGTGGC
This is a stretch of genomic DNA from Streptomyces sp. NA04227. It encodes these proteins:
- a CDS encoding NUDIX domain-containing protein, which translates into the protein MSAHPQMPPAYDKYAFEPFAVTVDLAVFTVRSGRLQVLLVERGQEPYAGQRALPGGFLLPAESAETAARRELAEETGLGERLTGSLHLEQLRTYSEPDRDPRMRVVSVAYTALVPDLPEPRGGGDAARADWVPCEEAGPLAFDHDTILADARERVRAKLEYTCLATAFCPPLFTLGELQQVYETVWGTALDRPNFRRKVLATPGFVEQVPGAARLTGGRGKPAALHRAGPATALHPPVLRPEGRP
- a CDS encoding AAA family ATPase; translation: MRRHRHGLVLGKFYPPHAGHHHLVRTARARCAELTVLVCAASVESVPLAERVAWMRAVHPDCRIVGLVDDVPMDLDDPEIWDAHVRIFRQGVEGEVDAVFTSESYGAELARRFGAAHVPVDPERRAFPVSGTAVRADPVAHWHHLAPPVRAGLARRVVVLGAESSGTTTMARALAAHYRERGGAFAGTRWVPEYGREHSERRLRELRQRWPEARWEDVELGGEEFPLIAERQNEREERAAGEGGPVLFCDTDAFATTVWHERYVGGRNPSVDELAGRTQRHLWLLTDHEGVPFEDDGLRDGEELRPWMTGRFHAELTRTARPFVMLGGSHEERLATAVTAVDALLAAGWHFTDPLPDLTGTAAVTTSVASTSAVTTSAATTSAATTTASGAAASGTGEGP
- the pnuC gene encoding nicotinamide riboside transporter PnuC; this encodes MTIKEAGVSLASLSGVLDPLRQPLFTLLDTPVSWTEVLGFGSGALCVWLVARQRTANWPIGIANNLLFVLLFTDSGLYADAGLQIVFISLAAYGWWTWTHGGGPGSPGQEVGRTSRTEWLWLCAAGVVGTLALTVLLDRQTDSTVPFWDALTTGLSLMATYGQCRKRLESWWLWIAADVVYVPLYAYKELYLTSLLYVGFLALCCVGLRDWRRDLVPGARTAGAMA
- a CDS encoding pseudouridine synthase, with translation MRSSGKNSRAGDSGRDNRGAGGGTSRSKTGGSRDDKQKRAGRPRPEERRYDVGGSGGSGGQSGEGGRKGRGTTARGGAKGGPKQPQQRDQRSAPARSREYETRAEERNRERYAGKKDIKLPKTFPGAEQEGERLQKVLARAGYGSRRACEELIEQARVEVNGAIVVEQGLRVDPENDEIKVDGLTVATQSYQFFALNKPAGVVSTMEDPEGRQCLGDYVTNRETRLFHVGRLDTETEGIILLTNHGELAHRLTHPKYGVRKTYVAAIYGPIPRDLGKQLKDGIQLEDGYARADHFRVIEQTGRNYLVEVSLHEGRKHIVRRMLAEAGFPVEKLVRTAFGPITLGDQKSGWLRRMSNTEVGMLMREVEL
- the scpB gene encoding SMC-Scp complex subunit ScpB, with the translated sequence MTSPSAGGAVGAPDEDAAAGPVPGAAVADLELKPALEAVLMVVDEPATEEHLAKLLQRPRRKVADALRELADEYTVQGRGFELRLVAGGWRFYTRPEYAAAVEGFALDGQQARLTQAALETLAVVAYRQPVSRSRVSAVRGVNCDGVMRTLLQRGLIQEAGTEPETGAILYTTTNYFLERMGLRGLDELPELAPFLPEAEAIEAETQEGVPSFDPDAPDSEDAYDKTDH